The following are encoded in a window of Saccharothrix longispora genomic DNA:
- a CDS encoding ABC transporter ATP-binding protein, producing MTATLEPSAAHATADAAVTLSGVHKVFGHGAAAVSALDGLDLRVAPGEFVCLLGASGCGKSTLLNLVAGLDAPTSGTIALTTSRPAVMFQEAALMPWLTAARNVELPLRLAGLKRGPRRQKAGELLDLVRLGGAGHKRPHELSGGMRQRVALARALASTLGSAEEGTPGLLLMDEPFAALDAITRDVLQAELVRVWRETGNAILFVTHDVREAVRLGQRVVLLSSRPGRVVREWDTTRGDEATLIDDITSHLREVISGHAAA from the coding sequence ATGACCGCCACTCTTGAGCCCTCGGCCGCCCACGCCACCGCGGACGCGGCGGTGACGCTGTCCGGGGTCCACAAGGTCTTCGGCCACGGCGCAGCGGCCGTCTCCGCGCTCGACGGCCTCGACCTGCGGGTCGCGCCGGGCGAGTTCGTGTGCCTGCTGGGCGCGTCCGGCTGCGGCAAGAGCACGCTGCTCAACCTCGTCGCCGGGCTGGACGCGCCCACCTCGGGCACCATCGCGCTGACCACGTCGCGGCCCGCCGTGATGTTCCAGGAAGCCGCCCTGATGCCGTGGCTGACCGCCGCGCGCAACGTGGAGCTGCCGCTGCGGCTCGCGGGCCTCAAGCGCGGTCCGCGCCGGCAGAAGGCCGGCGAGCTGCTCGACCTCGTCCGGCTCGGCGGCGCCGGGCACAAGCGCCCGCACGAGCTGTCCGGTGGCATGCGCCAGCGCGTGGCCCTGGCGCGCGCCCTGGCGTCCACGCTGGGCAGCGCCGAGGAGGGCACGCCCGGCCTGCTGCTGATGGACGAGCCGTTCGCCGCGCTCGACGCGATCACCCGCGACGTGCTCCAGGCGGAGCTGGTGCGGGTGTGGCGCGAGACGGGGAACGCCATCCTGTTCGTCACCCACGACGTGCGCGAGGCCGTGCGGCTGGGCCAGCGGGTCGTGCTGCTGTCCTCGCGGCCGGGCCGCGTCGTGCGCGAGTGGGACACCACCCGGGGTGACGAGGCGACGCTGATCGACGACATCACCTCGCACCTGCGGGAGGTGATCAGTGGCCACGCAGCGGCTTGA